The sequence below is a genomic window from Polaribacter vadi.
GGATTTTTCCAATACCACTTGCAGCTAAATAAACAGCAATCGGACTTCCTAAACCACCACAACCAACCACTAAAACAGCAGCGTTTTGTAGTTTTTGTTGCCCAACTTCACCAATTTCTGATAAAGTGATTTGACGTTTAAAAAGTTGATTTTTTGTGGGTTTCATATTAATCTAAATAAGCCATATTTACATAATCATAAATCATTTTTACATTCTCTTTTTTAAGTTGATTAAAAGTATGTTCATAAGAAAAACTAACATAACTTTTGGTAGTTTCCAAAGCTTGGATATTCAAAGAGTCTAAAAGCTTCTTTTCGTTAATTGAATATTGATAAAAGTAATCAAATGTTAAATTTTCATTTGCCAAAGCTGGTCCAACCAATCTTCTATCAATTTTATGACAAGATGCGCATAAACTTTTAAATAACTTTCTTCCTTCTGTTTGATTCTCATTCAAAATTTTACCATTATAAGTAATGTAATCTGGTGTTCCACAAACTCCAATTTCTTCTTGGAAAGAATTACTATAAAATACAGATATAGATAGAATGATTAAAAAAACCACAATAAAAGATAATACTATTTGGTTTCTATTACTCATTTATCTCCTTTTTAGCAACCTTAAACTCTTCTGGAGTATTTATATTTCTGATAAAATCATCTTCAATTTCTACAATTTCAACATCCGAATTAATTAACATTTTACGTGGACAAGAGTAGCCTTGAGCTAAATATTGTAACAAAATAGGATATGCTTTTGGCTCGTAAATGGTTATTAAAGGCTCTACAAATTCCTTGCTTTTTCCTTTAATTGCTGTTGCAGCTTTACTTGGATTTCTATGTTTTAACAGCAATTCAATAACTTCTTCATTTACAAAAGGAACATCTGTTGCTAATACAAGCCAAGCCGAATTTGGGTCTTTTTGAAACGCAGAACAAATGCCTCCAAAAGGTCCTAAATTCAGAAATTTATCGTGAATTTCATTTTCAATTTCTGATGAATTTTGAACAGAATAAAACGTTTCTAAATTGTTACGCTCTAGTAATTCTTTTGCAAATTCTTTTTGTGGTTTTCCAAAATAGTTAAGCTCAGCTTTATCTGTTCCCATTCTTGTACTTTTTCCACCAACCAAAACCAACCCTTTTACAGGCGCAATTTTTTCTTGAATCAAGTTATTGATGTGATCTGCAATTTTATCAACTTCATCAATTGTATAGCAAAGCTTGTTTTTTATATTTGGATATTTCTCAACCAAAAAATCAAAAAATTCGGTATCTTTTTTTAGTTTGATGATAAACTGAACTCTATTTAATTGTTCTAATCTTTTTAAAACTGAAGCTTCTTTTGCTTCATCTAAAACTAAAATTTGTTTTGAACCTTCATAATGATTTCCGTTGATAAAAACATAATCAAATTGTGCAAAATCCAAACGTTGCTGAAATTTGTTTACGTTTCCTGAAGTCGTAATTTGTAAATTTCCTTCATGATGAAAAACATATTCTGATAAACTATAATTGTCATCTCGAGCGTAGTCGAGAGATTTTGCGTGAGAAGCATCAAAATACGCCAACTTGTAGTTTGATAATTTTTGAGAAACTTGACGCACTAAATCAGCTATAATGTTACAATTTGTGCCTAAAATTGCAATTTCATTTGGTGCAAAATTATCATTATCTCTTCTTTCTAGGTTTGTATGTTTGCTATGTTTAGCCATTTTTTATATCCGATTTTCCTCCCGTTTTTTCTACTAATTTCACTTCTTTAATTACCATTTGCTGACTGATACTTTTGCACATATCATAAATAGCTAAACAGGTAATATTTGCGCCAGTTAATGCTTCCATTTCTACGCCTGTTTTTCCTTCGATAGTTACTTCGCAAAAGACTTCTATGTTTTCTAAATCGATAATATTAATATCAATATCTACTCCATTAATCAATAATGGATGACACATAGGAATCAATTCTGATGTTTTTTTTACGCCTTGAATTCCTGCAATTATAGCTGTTTGAAAAACAGGGCCTTTTTTGGTGATTAACTCATCACTCGTAAAATGAGAAATCACTTCTTTTCCTAAAAACATCGTTGCTTTTGCAATGGCTGTTCTTTTGGTAATTTTCTTGTCAGAAACGTTAACCATTTTAGGATTGTTTTTGGAGTTTAAGTGTGAAAACATATTAGTATTGTAAGGATTAAATTCTTTAATATCGGATTCTAACACTTCTATTTCTGGTTTCAAAAATTCTCTAAAAAAACTTGATTTTTTTACAGGTCTTTCTGAATAAAATGCTTCTTCAACATCTTCTAGTTTATATTTTTCTGATAATTTGAATGTTGAAAAGTTTGATCCTAAAAAAGATAGAAAAGCATGTGTTGTATTCAAAAAACCAAAGTCAGTATAAAAACCATTTTCTTTTTTTAAATAATAAGCTTTATTTTTAATTTTTGCATACCTAAAACCTAAATCCTTAAGAGTTTGATAAACACCTCTTTGATGAAACTCTAACTTACCATTTTTTGAATTCTCGAAAATTACTTTTTGCATTATTTAAATCTTATTATTGGATAAACCTCTCCACTTTTAAACTCACTTTTATGACTTGGCAATTGAATAAACGCATCTGCATGTACCAAACTTGCTAAATCTCCAGAACCATTTCCTTGAATTGGAGTTGCAATTAAATTTCCATTTTTACAGCTTAATTTTACTTGTAAAAAATAAACCAAATCAGGTTTAAAAGTGACGTTTTCGGCTAAAATTGCAGTTTCTTGTTCAACTTTTAAATTTACTGATTTGTAATACCAAGGATAAAAGTACGCCAAACAATTTACAAATGTCGAAATTGGGTTTCCTGGAAATGCAAATAATTTGCAGTTTTCAGTTTGTCCAAACCAAAAAGGTTTTCCTGGTCTTTGAGCAACTTTATGGAATAGTTTTTCTACACCTAATTCATCAAAAACTTCTGGTAAAAAATCGAATTTTCCTTTGCTAACTGCGCCACTAAAAAGCAACACATCATAATCTTGTAAATAGTTTTTTATTTTCGATTTTAAAATAGGTTTATCATCTGTAATATGAGCAGTTTCTGAAGAGATATTCAATCTTTCTAACAAAGAAACCAGCGTAAAAACATTACTTCTTCTTATTTGATGTTCCAAAGGAATTTCGTCTACGCCAACTAATTCATCACCTGTAGAAATAATCATTATTTTAGGTTGTTTTGCAACTTTTACAAACGATTTTCCAACAGTTGCTAAAACTCCAACTTCTGCTGCTGATATCTTCATGTTTTCAGCAATTAACACATCACCAACTTTTCCATCTTTTCCTTTATGATGCACATTTTGGTCCTCATTAATTTTATCAATATTGATGGTAGCAACTCCATTTTCGATTATTACATCTTCATATCTTATAACAGTATTTGCGTTGTTTGGCAACACTGCACCTGTCATCACTTCAATACAATTTTGATTGTTTTTGAGTGTAATTTGTTCACTTCCTGCAGCTTGAATTCCTTCTATTTTAAAACTCAATTGTCTGTTCGAGCGCAGTCGAGAACTGAATTCATAATAATCAATGGCAATTCCATCCATAGCAACTCTATTAAAAGGAGGGAAATCTCTATCTGCAACAATTTCTTCTTTTAAAATTCTACCAACAGATTTTATAAATGGAATTTTTTCAACCCCAAAATCTTGTGTTGCCTTTAAAACTAACTGTAAAGCGTTTTCTACTGAAATCATTGTTTATAAAATGTGTAATCGTTGAAATGTGTAATTGTGTAATTGAAAAAATGTAAATTTTATACCTAAAGTTCCATAGACATCAAAACCATTTTCAATTCCATATAGGTGAAACTAGCATCTACTTTTTCTTTTAATGCTGTTAACCCTTTTGTATCGCCAACTTCTTCTATTTCGTTTCTAATCTTTTTGTAGCGTTTTAAATCCATCAATTCTAAAACATCAATTTCTCCTGAAGGAATAAAACTCGCTAAATGATTTTCAATAGTTCCAGCAGTTAAACTTCTTTCTTTGGCAACTTCTTTGATGGATAAACCAGATTTAAATAACTCAAACGTAATTTGTTTGGTCGATTTTTTATCCTCTTTTTTCTGCTCGTTAAATTTATTAATTCCGTTTTTTGTGCAATATTCGTTAATGGCTTCCAAAATTTCATCACCATATTTGGCAACTCTGGTTTTTCCCATTCCAACAATCGCCAACAGTTCTTTTTCTGTTCTTGGCAATTCGTCACACATAGCGTATAAAGATTCTTGTGTAAATATTTGAAAAGCAGCAATGTTTTCTGCAATTCGAATGCTATCTCTTAATTCTCGCAATTTTAAAGCCAAAATAGGATCACGTTTAGAAGCTACTTTTTTCTTCTTTTTAGGTTCCGTCTTTTGTAAAACTGACTTTGCTCTAACCTCTAAATAATCTTTGGTTTTAAATCCATTTGTCATTTTTTGTAAGGCAAATAACTTTTCTTCTAATTTTTCTTGAAGCGAATCAAACTGTTTTGAAAAATCTGCTTTTACAGCTTTGTTATCAGTCGAAAACTGAATTGCATCCAAAGGTTTTTCAATATTATTTTTAGTTTGATTTAAAAAATAATCAATCGCTTTTGTAAAACGTTCTTGAATTTGAGAACTATTTTCTGGCAAAATATTAGCTTTAGAAATTTGTAAAAGTTGATTTTTAAATCCGTTAGAAACTTTCATTAAAGCCACAACTCCATCATCTTTTATGGTTTGTAAATGATTAATAACATCACCTTTTATACTGGTTTGATTTCTGTAATAAATATCAATTAAACGTGTTATAGGATATAAAAATGGCTGATAATCTAACAATTCTATAATTAAATTTAATTGAAAATGTTTTTCGGATTCGTTTAAAATCGATTCATCAGGATGATTTTCGGCTACATTTTCATTAAAAATACTAACAGTTTTATCGTTGATAATAGCATTGCTTGTAATTTTGGTTTTTAACACCAAACCCTCTAAAGAAGTACATCTACTTAAAGCTACATACGTTTGTCCATGAGCAAAGGAAGCTTCTGCATCTATAATTGCTTTTTCGAATGTTAAACCTTGACTTTTATGAATGGTAATTGCCCAAGCCAAACGTAAAGGAATTTGTGTAAAAGAACCAATTAACTCTTCTTTAATTGCTTTTGTTTCATCATTTATGGAATAATTAATATTAGACCATGTTTCTCTTTCTGTTACAATTTCATCTGCATCATTTGGACATTTTACAGTAACAGCATCTTTAGAAATTTTTGTAATAATTCCTATTTTTCCGTTAAAATATCTTTTTTCTTGTGATGAATCATTTTTGATGAACATTACTTGTGCACCTAATTTCAACTCTAATTTTTCATCATTAGGAAACGAGTTTTCATTAAACTTTCCAGAAATTTCAGCTTTAAAGAAAGCACTTTTATCTTTCAGTTTATTCAGCTCAGAATTGTTAATTAAATTTGCTCTGTTATTATGAGTTGTTAAGGTAATAAAACCTTCCTCTTTACTTGGCGAAAAAGACGGATTGTAATTTCTGTTTAAAGTATCTGCAGATTCGTTAGATAAAGTATCTGTTCTAACTTCATTTAAAATTTTGATAAAATCTTCGTTTTTCTGACGATAAATATGTTTCAATTCAATAGAAACTACATTGGCTTCTTGAAAGGCTTTTGAGCTAAAAAAATAGACAGTTTCATAATGAGGTTGTAACAAACTCCATTCATTTGGTCTTACAACTGGGGCTAATTGTTGTAAATCTCCAATCATTAAAATTTGTGCGCCACCAAAAACTTTATTTCGGTTTTTATAACGACGCATCACTTGGTCAATTCCATCTAACAAATCTGCTCTAACCATAGAGATTTCATCAATAATTACTAAATCTAACGATTTTATGATATCGATCTTCGTTTTAGAAAAACGTCTTTGCTGGCTATTTGGTGGCTGATTTGGTAAAATTGGGCAAAAAGGCATTTGAAAAAAAGAGTGAATTGTAACACCCTTTGCATTAATGGCTGCAACTCCTGTTGGAGCAACAATAACCATTCTTTTTAAAGATTCGTTTTTAATTTGATGTAAAAAAGTTGTTTTTCCTGTACCTGCTTTTCCTGTGATAAATAAATTTCTATCGGTTTTTTCGATAAAGTTTAGGGCAAGTTCTAATTCAGGATTTCTTGGCATTTTTACTTTTTGATGCAAGGTAAATAATTAAAAATTATTTTAACAAAGTAGTTATGGTAAAACGCTATTTTCTTGAATGGATCCCATAAAGAAGTTTTAAAAAAGTGGAATTTATATAATTTAAAAAATGAGCTTATTTTTATTTGTTATATTCGGATGTTACCACACATTTTTATTTTGAATAAATTAAATTTTAATAACTTTTGAAGTTAGAACTTTTCTCGTTTCAGTATGGATTTTTATGATGTATAATCCTGTTTTAAATTCCATTAAGTCTATAGAACTTTTGTCAAATACTTTCAATTTTTTACCTGATATGTCATAGAGAATAATTTTTTCAATATTGTGATTCTGTATATTTATATTTAAAATATCTGAAGTTGGATTTGGATATAGGGTGAAATCGTCTTCAATATTATCAATAGTAATATCGTCGACACTTAGAATGTTATTTAAGGTTCCATAGTTGTGAATAAAACCTCTAAACCAACTATATTCGTTAAACGTATAGATTCTATCTCCAAATTGGCCAACCATTATTAAATTTCCTTGATTATCCAATTTTGAATACCAATTGTGTAAAAAACCTTTTGTTTTAAAATAATCAATAATTTCACCCTTTTGATTTATTATTCTAACACTATTTTCAAAACTAGTTCCCAATAGCATATAATTTTCTAAAGCCATCAAGTAAGGATTGTGTGTATTAATGGTTTCACCCAAAGTAATAAAGTTTAAATTTTCATCTAATATTAGCGTACTGTTATCATCTAGGTAAAGGAAAATATTTCCATTTTTGAATGTTTTAAACGTTGCAATATCATCAGATGTATTATAGTAGCTATAAGAATTATTAATATCTATTTTATTTAATTTTCTTTCTCCAGAATAATCTGTAGCAAAAAGCAAAGTCCCCTCTTCATCAATTTCATATTTATAAATGCCATAATTGTTAGATAAATTTCTAGTAAATAATTTTACTCCGTTTTTATATAAATATAAAAAATCTGGTGTATTGTTTGTAATTTCTTCATATGTGTAGAAATAATAATCATTCTCAATGGAAAAAATTTCTAAAAACTCTTCATGACCTATATTAATTTCTTCCATAAGATTTCCGTTTTCTTTGTCTAAAATATGCAATATGCTAGCATCCTCATAAAGAAAATAGTTTTCAGCCATAAAAATTAAATTTTCATTTACATGAAATTTATCAGCAACATACGTTGTATTTATAAAATCAAAATCACCATTTGGATTCACTTTATACAAGTCGTAGCCTAAACCATAATTATCTCCTGATCTAGGTAAATTAAGATAAAGGTGATTTGAATCATCAATAAAAAAATCGATATCTCTACCTCCGTGATTTACTAGGTTAAATATGTGTTCTGGAACCTCTGTTTCCCAAATTTTATTTAAATTGGAATCATATTTAATGATTCTTTTATTAAGATATGGGTTAGCACCTCCTATTCCTAAATATTCTGGTCCCATTTTTTCTGTTACTAATACAAGATAATTATTGTCATTATCAATAATTACTTTTTGCTGAAATGCTTTAGATGTCCCAATACCTGAAAATGAATAATTATTGACTATTTGTGTATCATTTAGTTTTTCTGAATAAATATCTAGTTGGGTAAAATAATCGGACTCAGGAAACATTTTATTATAACGAGTTCCAATTGTAGCTATTGATTGGTTATCAATGTTCACAAAATCTATTAACTCATATGAATTTGATGTATTAAATGATTTTAATTCAATATGTTCATTAGAAAATAATCGAATGTTTGAATTACTAGTTGTAATAAAGAATGTGTTATCTTTATTTTTCTTAAAACCGGTTGCTAAAAAATTATTGGTATTGGATGTAGCTTCTAAAAGATTATTTTCATCTACACTTATAAAGTCAATTGTATTTTTATTCAGATTGTTTGCAAGAACAGTAATTTCATCTTGCTCGTTAATGAAAGAACCTATTAAAAAATAATTTTCAACATCTGATGTGTTGTTTGAATATACAAGCGTATTAGAATTATCTATTTTAGATAAATTAATTTTTTTTTTAGTATCGTTATTTGACGTATTGTAACAAGTTATATAACAATTTTCGCTATCATCAATATGCATTGTAACCTGTCCTGAGATTACTGCATTATTATAATAACTAGTAAAAGTTGCATTATTAATTTCAGATATTGAGATATTATTTTCGGTTTGAATCTTATAAAATTTATAGGAATTTGTATAATTAGTAATATCTAGTTCAGCAATTAAAAAATAATATTTTTCATTTTTAATAACTCCTTTTATGCCATTTTGTGGTATGTCTAGACTAAAAGAATCTAAGATATCTCCTTGGTTACTAATTTTTAAAAAAGTAAAACTATTAGCTTGGGATGATTGATTGTCAACAGGGGAATATACAAGATTCATAGTGCCATCGCTATTTAGTTGAGCATCTAGATATCTATAATCTACATAATCTGAACCATCGATATTACCTATGGTTTCGTTAAATACAAGTTCGCCTGTTTCACTATATTTTACAATAAATATTAAACCGTTAGAATAAGATGCATTAAATGCACTTCTGCCTAAAATATAAAGTTCATTATTAGAGCTGATAAATGATTTTATAGGAATGTCGTATGATAAATCTGTAAGAATAGATATTTTTTTTTGCCAGACTAAATTGAAATTTTCATCCATTTTAGTGGTAATTATATCAGTAAATGTTGAGTCTTTTTCTGTAGTTCCAACGATAATTGTATTTTTATTAGCATCTACGTTTGAAAAATATGAGATATCTCTATTTGTATGCTTGTTTAACCCAAAAGATTCACTTCTAATAGGTGTTAATACATCTTGAGAAAAAAAATGAATTTGCGAAATAATGAAGATAGTAAGTAGTATTTTTCTTTTCATGAGTTTTGTTTAAATGTGTGGTAACTTGTTATATAATAACTTTTATCACGCATATCCCGTAAAAATAACGTGATATAATACTTTTTAAGTTGCTGTTATTCTGTAAATATAGTTTTTTTAAAGCTGAAGTTTCTCTGCTAAAATAAAACTTTTTAAAAGCAAAATGTTCAGTTAAAAGTATAAGATTTAATGTTATTTACAAGTGAAAATCTTAAGAGCGTAAAATCTTTTCCATTTTTCTACCTTTAGCCAATTCGTCAATTAGTTTTTCCATTTGTCTGCATTGTTTATAGATTTCAAATTCGTTTTCTATTTCTTCAATTCTATAACCACAAACTACACCTTTAATAAGATGTGCATTCGGATGGAATTTTGCTCTCTCAAAAAATGTTCTGAACGTTGCTTTTTCTTCAATAAGTGATTGTAGTTTCTTTTCATTAAAACCAGTAAGCCATTCTATAGCTTGATGAAGCTCTTGTTTGGTTCTACCGTTTTTTTCTAACCTATTTAAGTAATGTGGGTAAATAGATGCAAAAATCATATTTGCAACTTGTTCGTTTTTTTTGGCGGTGACTTTCATCTTATTTAAATTTTGTAATAGCAATTTACAAAATTTCTCGAATCACAAAGCCAGCAAACAAGTTTAGCCCAGATTGAAACGACATCCTTTTTTCTTAGTTCGAGTGAATTTGCCTTTTTGCAAATTTGTATCGAGAACTCAGAAAAAAGATATAGTGGAAAGCTGGAAATAGCTTCAAATAAAAAATCCTAAGCAAAAGCTCAGGATTTTAATATTTAGCTAGCAACGTTGTTGCTTACATTTCTAATGCTCTTTCTACATTATTATCCATTAACAACTCAACTGGGTTTTCTAAAGCTTCTTTAACAGCTACTAAGAACCCAACAGATTCTCTACCATCTACAATTCTGTGATCGTAAGAAAGTGCCACATACATAATTGGTTGAATTACAATACCACCATTCACAGCCATTGGTCTGTTTACAATGTTATGCATTCCTAAAATTCCACTTTGAGGAGGGTTGATAATTGGTGTTGATAACATAGAACCAAAAACACCACCATTGGTAATTGTGAATGTTCCACCAGTCATTTCATCAACAGTAATTTGCCCATCTCTAGCTCTAATTGCCAAACGTTTTACTTCGCTTTCAACGCCTCTAAAAGATAAGTTTTCTGCGTTTCTAATTACAGGAACCATTAAACCTTTTGGCCCAGAAACTGCAATAGAAATATCTTGAAAATCTTGTTTTATTTGGAAATCTCCATCAATCATAGAATTTACATCAGGATACATTTTTAATGCTCTAACAACGGCTAATGTAAAGAAAGACATAAATCCTAAACCAACTCCGTGTTTCGATTTAAAAGCCTCTTTATATTGTGTACGTAAATCGAAAATTGGCTGCATGTTTACTTCGTTAAACGTTGTTAACATTGCAGTTTCATTTTTAACAGCTACTAAACGTTCTGCTACTTTTCTACGCAACATAGACATTTTTTTGCGCTCTGTATTTCTTGAACCATTTGCTGGTTGAGTTCCCATAGATGGTACTGCATTTACAGCATCATCTTTAGTAATTCTACCATCTTTTCCTGTTCCTTTTACAGATTTAGAATCGATTCCTTTTTCTGCTAAAACCTTTTTTGCAGCTGGTGAAGCTACACCAGAAGCATATGTTTCTTTTTTCTCAACAGCAGGCGAAACTTTTTCTTCTTTTGTTGGTGCTTCTTTAGTTGGTTTTTCTTCTTTTTCAGAAGCGTCTCCACTAGGTTTTGCAGCACTTGTGTCTATCAAACAAACAACTGCTCCAACAGCAACAGCATCACCTTCTTCTGCTTTTAATGTAATGATTCCACTTTCTTCTGCAGGCAATTCTAAAGTTGCTTTGTCAGAATCTACTTCTGCAATCGGTTGATCTTTCTCTACATAATCTCCATCTTCAACTAGCCAAGTTGCAATTTCTACTTCTGTAATCGATTCTCCTGGAGAAGGAACTTTCATTTCTAAAACACTCATGGTTTCTTGTTTTGCAAATGCTGAAGTTTTTTCAGCATCTATTGTTTAATTTTCTAATTTATTTTATCCTGCAAAGCTTACGAAGCTTTTTAGGTATTTTCTTTTTTTGGGCGTTTTAACAGGCTTTCCACTATATCTTTTAGCTTGAAAAAAGCAAAAAGGATGTCGTTTCAATCCTTAACGCGTTTACTCACTGTCATTAAAAACACTATCAATAACTGCTTTATGACGTTTTTTAAATCTTGTGCTAGAACCTGCTGCAGGAACTGCATAATATTTTCTAGAACGTACAGTTAATTTTACCAACTCAAAACGTTGCAACATATAACTCCAAGCACCCATATTTCTTGGTTCTTCTTGTGCCCAAATATA
It includes:
- a CDS encoding molybdopterin molybdotransferase MoeA — encoded protein: MISVENALQLVLKATQDFGVEKIPFIKSVGRILKEEIVADRDFPPFNRVAMDGIAIDYYEFSSRLRSNRQLSFKIEGIQAAGSEQITLKNNQNCIEVMTGAVLPNNANTVIRYEDVIIENGVATINIDKINEDQNVHHKGKDGKVGDVLIAENMKISAAEVGVLATVGKSFVKVAKQPKIMIISTGDELVGVDEIPLEHQIRRSNVFTLVSLLERLNISSETAHITDDKPILKSKIKNYLQDYDVLLFSGAVSKGKFDFLPEVFDELGVEKLFHKVAQRPGKPFWFGQTENCKLFAFPGNPISTFVNCLAYFYPWYYKSVNLKVEQETAILAENVTFKPDLVYFLQVKLSCKNGNLIATPIQGNGSGDLASLVHADAFIQLPSHKSEFKSGEVYPIIRFK
- the moaC gene encoding cyclic pyranopterin monophosphate synthase MoaC, which gives rise to MQKVIFENSKNGKLEFHQRGVYQTLKDLGFRYAKIKNKAYYLKKENGFYTDFGFLNTTHAFLSFLGSNFSTFKLSEKYKLEDVEEAFYSERPVKKSSFFREFLKPEIEVLESDIKEFNPYNTNMFSHLNSKNNPKMVNVSDKKITKRTAIAKATMFLGKEVISHFTSDELITKKGPVFQTAIIAGIQGVKKTSELIPMCHPLLINGVDIDINIIDLENIEVFCEVTIEGKTGVEMEALTGANITCLAIYDMCKSISQQMVIKEVKLVEKTGGKSDIKNG
- a CDS encoding helix-turn-helix domain-containing protein, yielding MPRNPELELALNFIEKTDRNLFITGKAGTGKTTFLHQIKNESLKRMVIVAPTGVAAINAKGVTIHSFFQMPFCPILPNQPPNSQQRRFSKTKIDIIKSLDLVIIDEISMVRADLLDGIDQVMRRYKNRNKVFGGAQILMIGDLQQLAPVVRPNEWSLLQPHYETVYFFSSKAFQEANVVSIELKHIYRQKNEDFIKILNEVRTDTLSNESADTLNRNYNPSFSPSKEEGFITLTTHNNRANLINNSELNKLKDKSAFFKAEISGKFNENSFPNDEKLELKLGAQVMFIKNDSSQEKRYFNGKIGIITKISKDAVTVKCPNDADEIVTERETWSNINYSINDETKAIKEELIGSFTQIPLRLAWAITIHKSQGLTFEKAIIDAEASFAHGQTYVALSRCTSLEGLVLKTKITSNAIINDKTVSIFNENVAENHPDESILNESEKHFQLNLIIELLDYQPFLYPITRLIDIYYRNQTSIKGDVINHLQTIKDDGVVALMKVSNGFKNQLLQISKANILPENSSQIQERFTKAIDYFLNQTKNNIEKPLDAIQFSTDNKAVKADFSKQFDSLQEKLEEKLFALQKMTNGFKTKDYLEVRAKSVLQKTEPKKKKKVASKRDPILALKLRELRDSIRIAENIAAFQIFTQESLYAMCDELPRTEKELLAIVGMGKTRVAKYGDEILEAINEYCTKNGINKFNEQKKEDKKSTKQITFELFKSGLSIKEVAKERSLTAGTIENHLASFIPSGEIDVLELMDLKRYKKIRNEIEEVGDTKGLTALKEKVDASFTYMELKMVLMSMEL
- a CDS encoding NTP transferase domain-containing protein — its product is MAKHSKHTNLERRDNDNFAPNEIAILGTNCNIIADLVRQVSQKLSNYKLAYFDASHAKSLDYARDDNYSLSEYVFHHEGNLQITTSGNVNKFQQRLDFAQFDYVFINGNHYEGSKQILVLDEAKEASVLKRLEQLNRVQFIIKLKKDTEFFDFLVEKYPNIKNKLCYTIDEVDKIADHINNLIQEKIAPVKGLVLVGGKSTRMGTDKAELNYFGKPQKEFAKELLERNNLETFYSVQNSSEIENEIHDKFLNLGPFGGICSAFQKDPNSAWLVLATDVPFVNEEVIELLLKHRNPSKAATAIKGKSKEFVEPLITIYEPKAYPILLQYLAQGYSCPRKMLINSDVEIVEIEDDFIRNINTPEEFKVAKKEINE
- a CDS encoding DUF2200 domain-containing protein — encoded protein: MKVTAKKNEQVANMIFASIYPHYLNRLEKNGRTKQELHQAIEWLTGFNEKKLQSLIEEKATFRTFFERAKFHPNAHLIKGVVCGYRIEEIENEFEIYKQCRQMEKLIDELAKGRKMEKILRS
- a CDS encoding T9SS type A sorting domain-containing protein; the encoded protein is MKRKILLTIFIISQIHFFSQDVLTPIRSESFGLNKHTNRDISYFSNVDANKNTIIVGTTEKDSTFTDIITTKMDENFNLVWQKKISILTDLSYDIPIKSFISSNNELYILGRSAFNASYSNGLIFIVKYSETGELVFNETIGNIDGSDYVDYRYLDAQLNSDGTMNLVYSPVDNQSSQANSFTFLKISNQGDILDSFSLDIPQNGIKGVIKNEKYYFLIAELDITNYTNSYKFYKIQTENNISISEINNATFTSYYNNAVISGQVTMHIDDSENCYITCYNTSNNDTKKKINLSKIDNSNTLVYSNNTSDVENYFLIGSFINEQDEITVLANNLNKNTIDFISVDENNLLEATSNTNNFLATGFKKNKDNTFFITTSNSNIRLFSNEHIELKSFNTSNSYELIDFVNIDNQSIATIGTRYNKMFPESDYFTQLDIYSEKLNDTQIVNNYSFSGIGTSKAFQQKVIIDNDNNYLVLVTEKMGPEYLGIGGANPYLNKRIIKYDSNLNKIWETEVPEHIFNLVNHGGRDIDFFIDDSNHLYLNLPRSGDNYGLGYDLYKVNPNGDFDFINTTYVADKFHVNENLIFMAENYFLYEDASILHILDKENGNLMEEINIGHEEFLEIFSIENDYYFYTYEEITNNTPDFLYLYKNGVKLFTRNLSNNYGIYKYEIDEEGTLLFATDYSGERKLNKIDINNSYSYYNTSDDIATFKTFKNGNIFLYLDDNSTLILDENLNFITLGETINTHNPYLMALENYMLLGTSFENSVRIINQKGEIIDYFKTKGFLHNWYSKLDNQGNLIMVGQFGDRIYTFNEYSWFRGFIHNYGTLNNILSVDDITIDNIEDDFTLYPNPTSDILNINIQNHNIEKIILYDISGKKLKVFDKSSIDLMEFKTGLYIIKIHTETRKVLTSKVIKI
- a CDS encoding c-type cytochrome, with the translated sequence MSNRNQIVLSFIVVFLIILSISVFYSNSFQEEIGVCGTPDYITYNGKILNENQTEGRKLFKSLCASCHKIDRRLVGPALANENLTFDYFYQYSINEKKLLDSLNIQALETTKSYVSFSYEHTFNQLKKENVKMIYDYVNMAYLD
- the odhB gene encoding 2-oxoglutarate dehydrogenase complex dihydrolipoyllysine-residue succinyltransferase, encoding MSVLEMKVPSPGESITEVEIATWLVEDGDYVEKDQPIAEVDSDKATLELPAEESGIITLKAEEGDAVAVGAVVCLIDTSAAKPSGDASEKEEKPTKEAPTKEEKVSPAVEKKETYASGVASPAAKKVLAEKGIDSKSVKGTGKDGRITKDDAVNAVPSMGTQPANGSRNTERKKMSMLRRKVAERLVAVKNETAMLTTFNEVNMQPIFDLRTQYKEAFKSKHGVGLGFMSFFTLAVVRALKMYPDVNSMIDGDFQIKQDFQDISIAVSGPKGLMVPVIRNAENLSFRGVESEVKRLAIRARDGQITVDEMTGGTFTITNGGVFGSMLSTPIINPPQSGILGMHNIVNRPMAVNGGIVIQPIMYVALSYDHRIVDGRESVGFLVAVKEALENPVELLMDNNVERALEM